In a genomic window of Drosophila takahashii strain IR98-3 E-12201 chromosome 3L, DtakHiC1v2, whole genome shotgun sequence:
- the LOC108059946 gene encoding uncharacterized protein, producing the protein MNCKWSYCSPLNKNTVVERSLDLRLRGAQARNYLKICCLHVVILLFFLRDIWQEGDRRQFCTIVAEYSISSVLGLSALACVIKCLWMMSGDEQVIGTESQKCLLDGKDENLFGTVYTRPLLKAGTNLPETDWKPLNWHSSYNAHWRPKKTVLGKGNLQKCKSPYEELNPDDFITDIRKLPALMRRARRERKAIEDMNNDFLRKYWKYPTCKINNTYQYIPLPQENASKVSNLEHIPKSKFLQYVSNLRFWISTTILHRLVNEIEYVNKVFQEIGFYAIRIGAISLERLRSIVADQGFVRSHVPMLPTVLAFLDTFSNQEYLVLRIQELAEGNYMSSYRQDSTGYEMDYCLDWLDVLPTDAAIIFHLFCVYMDSQLLPLPQIGGERPFYSRYVITRDYKSKENVVSRVKNRANCAILVTSNADREPNFNFISDNQVHECVYNRNNLFHVIIQFFTYMRDKRGSELESVNLGQSGINIMGVIENRTDSTVQ; encoded by the exons atgaattgcAAATGGAGCTATTGCTCACCGTTGAATAAAAATACCGTGGTTGAACGCAGCCTAGATTTGCGACTTCGTGGTGCCCAGGCGAGAAATTACCTAAAGATATGTTGCCTTCATGTGGTGATCCTTTTGTTCTTTCTCCGGGACATTTGGCAAGAAGGAGACAGGAGGCAGTTCTGTACCATCGTGGCGGAGTACTCTATTTCCTCGGTTTTAGGTCTCAGTGCACTGGCCTGTGTCATCAAGTGTTTGTGGATGATGTCTGGTGATGAACAGGTGATCGGAACGGAGAGCCAAAAGTGCCTGCTCGATGGCAAAGATG AAAACCTCTTTGGAACTGTTTACACACGTCCCTTATTAAAAGCAGGGACTAACCTACCGGAAACCGATTGGAAACCGCTCAATTGGCACTCCTCCTACAATGCACATTGGAGGCCCAAGAAGACCGTCCTTGGAAAGGGAAACTTACAAAAGTGTAAATCACCGTATGAGGAGCTTAACCCAGATGATTTCATCACCGACATCCGAAAGCTGCCCGCTTTAATGAGAAGGGCTAGAAGAGAACGTAAAGCCATAGAAGATATGAATAACGATTTCCTGCGAAAGTACTGGAAATATCCAACCTGTAAGATAAACAACACATACCAATATATTCCACTGCCGCAAGAAAACGCCAGCAAAGTCAGCAATTTGGAACATATACCGAAGAGCAAATTTCTGCAGTATGTATCCAACTTGAGGTTTTGGATCTCAACCACAATACTGCATCGTTTGGTCAACGAAATTGAGTATGTGAATAAGGTATTTCAAGAGATTGGCTTTTACGCTATAAGAATTGGGGCCATAAGTTTGGAGAGACTGCGATCGATCGTCGCGGATCAGGGATTCGTGAGGAGCCATGTTCCCATGTTGCCGACTGTTTTGGCTTTTCTCGATACATTTAGCAATCAGGAGTATTTGGTGCTGCGCATTCAGGAGCTAGCGGAGGGCAACTACATGTCCTCCTATCGACAGGATTCAACTGGCTATGAGATGGACTATTGTCTGGATTGGTTAGATGTTCTGCCCACCGATGCGGCCATCatattccatttattttgcGTTTATATGGACAGCCAGTTGTTGCCATTGCCGCAGATTGGAGGAGAAAGACCTTTCTATTCCCGATATGTAATAACCAGGGATTATAAAAGCAAGGAGAACGTAGTGTCGCGTGTGAAGAACAGAGCCAACTGTGCCATTTTGGTCACCAGTAACGCAGATCGCGAACCCAACTTCAACTTCATCAGCGACAATCAGGTGCACGAATGCGTGTACAACAGGAACAATCTGTTTCACGTGATCATCCAGTTCTTCACCTATATGCGGGATAAGCGGGGTTCCGAACTGGAGTCGGTCAATCTGGGACAGAGTGGCATCAACATCATGGGCGTCATCGAAAACAGAACCGACTCCACAGTCCAATAA